In Bacillus sp. SB49, a single window of DNA contains:
- a CDS encoding YozE family protein, which translates to MRSFYHYMMRYRGNLVLNEEKQLAEWMFKDHSFPRQAKTYDEISRYLEWNAPFPSALSAFDRLYEQYMLEEE; encoded by the coding sequence ATGAGATCGTTTTACCATTATATGATGCGTTACCGCGGTAACCTGGTTTTAAATGAAGAAAAACAGCTTGCAGAGTGGATGTTTAAAGACCACAGTTTTCCGAGACAAGCGAAGACGTACGATGAGATCAGCAGATACTTGGAATGGAATGCTCCTTTCCCCTCTGCCTTATCAGCATTTGACAGACTTTACGAACAATATATGTTGGAGGAGGAGTAG
- the tatC gene encoding twin-arginine translocase subunit TatC, which yields MELAEEKYDRDLEMNVTEHLSELRRRIIWTLLFFVLFFIAGFLYVKPIQAFFVKDLPFELNMTSPGEIIWIIFTIATIVAIIGTLPVLAFQAWLFVKPALTPKERKVSLSYIPAVFLLFLAGLTFGYLVFVHLILPFLLSLNDGMFNEIYTVERYFRFLFRVTIPFAILFEIPILVMFLTSLGIVTPGFLVKIRKYAYFVLVIIGTIISPPDFILQLVVAVPLIILYEISILLSRVVYRKKKEAHEAFMDDSNG from the coding sequence ATGGAATTGGCTGAAGAGAAATATGACAGAGATTTAGAGATGAATGTAACGGAGCACTTGAGTGAACTGCGCAGAAGAATTATTTGGACCCTTCTCTTCTTCGTCCTTTTTTTCATTGCAGGTTTCCTCTATGTTAAACCGATTCAGGCATTTTTTGTGAAAGACCTCCCTTTTGAATTGAATATGACGAGCCCTGGAGAAATCATTTGGATCATCTTTACCATCGCAACCATTGTTGCAATTATCGGGACGCTTCCCGTTCTAGCCTTTCAGGCGTGGTTGTTTGTTAAACCGGCACTTACGCCGAAAGAAAGAAAAGTTTCGCTGTCCTACATACCTGCTGTATTCCTTCTTTTTCTGGCAGGACTGACATTCGGATATCTCGTGTTTGTCCATCTGATTCTTCCTTTCTTGTTGTCGCTTAACGATGGAATGTTTAATGAGATCTATACAGTGGAAAGATATTTCCGCTTCTTATTCCGTGTGACCATCCCGTTTGCCATCTTGTTTGAGATTCCTATTCTGGTTATGTTTCTCACAAGTCTTGGTATCGTTACCCCAGGCTTTCTAGTCAAAATTAGAAAGTATGCATATTTCGTACTGGTTATTATCGGAACCATTATTTCCCCTCCGGATTTCATTCTTCAGCTTGTCGTGGCGGTTCCTCTGATCATTCTTTATGAGATCAGCATTCTCCTATCGCGTGTCGTTTACAGGAAGAAGAAGGAAGCGCATGAAGCGTTTATGGATGATTCCAACGGGTAA
- the tatA gene encoding twin-arginine translocase TatA/TatE family subunit: MFSNIGIPGLILILVLALVVFGPSKLPEIGRAFGSSLREFKKAAGDILSDGEQQKADKPGKE, translated from the coding sequence TTGTTTTCTAATATAGGGATACCAGGGCTTATCTTGATCCTTGTGCTTGCTCTCGTTGTTTTCGGCCCTTCTAAACTTCCTGAGATAGGAAGAGCTTTCGGCTCGTCCCTGAGGGAATTTAAGAAAGCGGCAGGGGATATTCTTTCTGACGGAGAACAGCAGAAGGCAGACAAGCCGGGCAAAGAATAA
- a CDS encoding twin-arginine translocase TatA/TatE family subunit, which translates to MASIGVPGLILILTIALVIFGPKKLPEIGKAAGETLKEFKKSTRELTEESKDDKTGK; encoded by the coding sequence ATGGCCAGCATAGGTGTACCTGGATTGATCCTCATACTTACGATTGCACTTGTCATCTTTGGACCGAAGAAACTGCCTGAGATTGGAAAGGCTGCCGGGGAAACATTGAAGGAATTCAAGAAGTCTACACGGGAGCTTACAGAGGAGAGCAAAGACGATAAGACAGGGAAATAA
- the mobA gene encoding molybdenum cofactor guanylyltransferase, which translates to MTRLCGLVLNGGKSTRMGTDKSALVLGDRPVLAHVIDTMERLTSIVVISQNRGDYPGYPTVMDHLNDAGPLSGLHAAMEEREEDWFIVAATDMPFVQPEVYTHLLMQRKDKAVIPSFDGLLQPMSGIYPRTMLDTLHRYLHQGGRSVRGLLETTGYTKVSDFSSLKPEILNRHFFNMNTWNEFEQAKELSKFTGR; encoded by the coding sequence ATGACCCGCCTTTGCGGACTCGTATTAAACGGTGGTAAATCTACGAGAATGGGGACGGATAAGTCTGCACTCGTCCTTGGAGATCGTCCGGTTCTTGCACATGTAATTGATACAATGGAGCGGCTCACTTCTATTGTTGTCATCAGTCAGAACCGAGGGGATTACCCGGGGTATCCGACTGTAATGGACCACCTGAATGATGCAGGGCCGCTGTCCGGGCTCCATGCGGCTATGGAAGAAAGGGAAGAAGATTGGTTCATCGTAGCAGCAACCGACATGCCCTTTGTTCAACCCGAAGTTTATACTCATTTACTTATGCAGAGAAAAGATAAGGCCGTCATCCCTTCCTTTGACGGTCTCCTCCAGCCTATGTCAGGCATTTACCCAAGGACGATGCTTGATACACTTCACCGCTATCTTCATCAAGGCGGAAGATCCGTGAGAGGACTGCTGGAAACGACCGGTTATACGAAAGTATCTGATTTCAGCTCATTAAAACCCGAAATACTAAACAGGCACTTCTTTAACATGAATACATGGAATGAGTTTGAACAAGCGAAAGAGCTCTCGAAATTTACCGGCAGATAG
- a CDS encoding dihydrofolate reductase, translating into MISFIFAMDKNRLIGKDNDLPWHIPNDFKFFKDMTWGKTIIMGRKTFESFGKPLPERKHIVITSNPDYDRDGCTVIHSMEDILKLERDEPDKEWFVIGGAVLFEKMLPHADRMYLTYIDESFEGDTYFPAFRLEDWGLVAETKGLKDEKNPYDYYFRTYEKKEGSK; encoded by the coding sequence ATGATATCTTTCATTTTCGCAATGGATAAAAATCGTTTAATCGGCAAGGACAACGACCTTCCTTGGCATATACCTAACGATTTTAAATTTTTTAAAGACATGACATGGGGAAAGACGATCATCATGGGACGTAAAACGTTTGAGTCGTTCGGTAAGCCTCTTCCAGAGCGTAAACATATCGTTATTACCAGCAATCCGGACTATGACAGGGACGGCTGCACAGTGATTCACTCTATGGAAGATATCCTAAAGCTTGAAAGGGACGAGCCTGATAAAGAATGGTTTGTCATCGGGGGAGCCGTATTATTTGAAAAGATGCTTCCACATGCGGATCGAATGTATTTAACCTATATCGATGAAAGTTTTGAAGGGGATACGTACTTTCCAGCTTTCCGGTTGGAAGATTGGGGATTGGTAGCTGAAACGAAAGGGTTGAAAGACGAGAAGAATCCGTATGATTATTACTTCCGCACATACGAGAAAAAGGAAGGGAGTAAATGA
- a CDS encoding thymidylate synthase — protein MVKNEQAYLDLCRMVKNEGTIKQDRTGTGTKSVFGHQMRFDLKDGFPLLTTKRIPFRLIASELLWFIKGDTNIQYLLKHNNNIWNEWAFQKWIESDAYQGPDMTDFGRRSLEDDSFKERYDKEMAAFKDRILEDDAFARTYGDLGSVYGKQWREWRTSRGDTIDQLKNVVTAIKHNPDSRRHIVTAWNPEDVPSNMALPPCHALFQFYVSDGKLSCQLYQRSGDIFLGVPFNIASYALLTHLIAHECGLDVGEFIHTLGDAHIYSNHLEQIDTQLARTPKDFPQLKLNRDKKSIFDFEMEDITIEGYEPHPGIKAPVAV, from the coding sequence ATGGTGAAGAATGAACAGGCTTATCTAGATTTATGCAGAATGGTGAAAAATGAAGGAACGATAAAGCAGGACCGGACAGGGACCGGTACAAAGTCGGTTTTCGGTCATCAAATGCGGTTTGACTTGAAGGATGGGTTTCCACTGCTGACAACGAAACGGATCCCCTTTCGTTTGATTGCATCGGAATTGCTCTGGTTCATTAAAGGCGATACGAATATCCAGTATCTGCTGAAGCATAACAACAATATTTGGAATGAATGGGCGTTTCAGAAATGGATTGAAAGTGATGCCTATCAAGGGCCTGATATGACAGATTTCGGACGTCGGAGTCTCGAGGATGATTCCTTCAAGGAACGCTATGATAAAGAGATGGCAGCATTTAAGGATCGTATTCTTGAAGACGATGCATTCGCAAGAACTTACGGGGACCTCGGATCTGTTTACGGAAAACAGTGGAGGGAATGGCGTACGTCAAGAGGAGATACGATTGATCAGCTTAAAAATGTCGTAACAGCAATTAAGCATAATCCGGATTCAAGAAGACATATCGTAACAGCCTGGAACCCGGAAGATGTTCCATCCAATATGGCGCTGCCGCCATGCCATGCTCTTTTCCAATTCTACGTTTCAGATGGCAAGCTTTCCTGTCAGCTGTATCAAAGAAGCGGAGATATCTTCCTCGGCGTTCCTTTCAACATTGCGAGCTACGCATTACTTACGCATCTGATTGCACATGAATGTGGACTGGATGTCGGGGAATTCATCCACACGCTTGGAGATGCCCATATTTACAGCAATCATTTAGAACAGATCGACACACAGCTTGCACGCACACCGAAGGATTTCCCTCAATTGAAGCTGAACCGGGATAAAAAATCCATCTTCGATTTTGAAATGGAAGATATTACAATCGAAGGGTACGAGCCTCACCCGGGTATTAAAGCGCCTGTAGCTGTCTAA
- a CDS encoding HD domain-containing protein, which produces MKEAEKLTEIKAFVFRLFHDDVTGHDDNHMQRVAEWSRLLAVKEGADPFLSEVAGWLHDVGDDKLFASKEDAIKERDELLRNLHFSERDITYIHHAIETVSFRKGKTPDTLLGKVVQDADRLDAIGAIGIARTFAFGGAKNQPLYRKEGGSSFSHFHEKLLLLKDKMNTPSGREEADRRHQFMEEFINQFNRETASE; this is translated from the coding sequence TTGAAGGAAGCGGAGAAACTGACAGAAATAAAAGCATTTGTATTCCGGCTTTTCCATGACGATGTTACAGGGCACGATGATAATCATATGCAAAGGGTCGCAGAGTGGTCGAGGTTACTTGCCGTGAAGGAAGGCGCGGACCCATTTCTTTCTGAGGTGGCCGGGTGGCTTCATGACGTTGGCGATGACAAGCTGTTTGCATCGAAGGAAGATGCGATAAAAGAGCGGGATGAGCTGTTGAGGAATCTTCATTTTTCGGAAAGAGACATCACTTATATCCATCATGCCATTGAGACCGTATCATTTCGAAAAGGGAAAACTCCGGACACTCTATTAGGAAAAGTCGTGCAGGATGCGGACCGTCTCGACGCCATTGGTGCGATTGGGATTGCTCGAACATTTGCGTTCGGCGGCGCAAAGAACCAACCCCTTTATCGAAAAGAAGGGGGCAGCTCTTTTTCTCATTTTCACGAGAAACTGCTTCTTCTTAAAGACAAAATGAATACGCCCTCCGGCAGGGAGGAAGCAGATCGACGGCATCAGTTCATGGAAGAGTTTATCAATCAATTCAACAGGGAAACAGCTTCAGAGTAA
- a CDS encoding DUF72 domain-containing protein — MGVKIGLTGWGDHPALYTEQTRSEEKLAEYGSHFPVVEVDTAFYAIQPRERYEKWLKETPDSFSFVIKAFQQLTGHDRESRSVQEARDLMKRYEESIQPVWEKGQIDCLLFQFPPWFDVRKENIRKLRYIRDWLESYPLALEFRNRSWFQEGYKAQTLDFMRDQEWIHTICDEPQAGEGSVPQVLVPTHPQKTLVRFHGRNIHGWNKNGRKDWRKVRFLYRYNAEELQEWADRITELQKKTPEITLLFNNNSGGDAADNAKEMQDLLKIQYHDLNPRQMDLFGF; from the coding sequence GTGGGCGTGAAGATCGGTTTAACCGGTTGGGGAGACCATCCGGCTTTATATACGGAACAGACCAGATCAGAAGAAAAGCTTGCGGAATATGGTTCTCACTTTCCGGTGGTGGAAGTAGATACGGCTTTTTATGCCATTCAGCCCAGAGAAAGGTATGAGAAATGGCTGAAGGAGACGCCCGATTCGTTTTCCTTCGTTATTAAGGCATTTCAGCAGCTGACCGGACATGACAGGGAATCCAGGTCTGTGCAGGAAGCAAGGGATTTAATGAAGCGGTACGAAGAGTCCATTCAACCAGTGTGGGAGAAAGGACAGATCGACTGCCTTTTGTTCCAATTTCCTCCCTGGTTTGATGTCAGAAAAGAAAACATAAGGAAATTGAGATACATACGTGACTGGCTGGAATCATACCCCTTGGCCCTGGAGTTCCGTAACCGGTCTTGGTTCCAAGAGGGGTATAAAGCACAGACATTGGATTTTATGAGAGATCAAGAGTGGATTCATACCATTTGTGATGAACCACAGGCGGGGGAAGGTTCTGTCCCGCAAGTGCTTGTACCCACCCATCCCCAAAAAACACTGGTGCGCTTCCATGGACGAAATATTCATGGATGGAACAAGAACGGCCGGAAAGATTGGCGGAAAGTTCGTTTCTTATACCGATACAACGCAGAAGAGCTGCAGGAGTGGGCGGATCGTATAACAGAACTGCAGAAAAAAACACCGGAGATCACCCTGCTTTTTAATAATAATTCCGGTGGAGATGCGGCAGATAACGCAAAAGAAATGCAGGATCTGCTGAAGATTCAATACCATGATCTCAATCCAAGGCAGATGGATCTATTCGGATTTTAA
- a CDS encoding formate--tetrahydrofolate ligase, whose translation MKTDIEIAREAKMRPINEIIDQLSLGKEDWEPYGHYKAKLSDRLLDKLSDRPNGKIILTTSINPTPAGEGKSTVTVGLGQALNQINKKTVIALREPSLGPTMGIKGGAAGGGYSQVVPMDDINLHFTGDIHAITAANNALAAFIDNHIHQGNACNLDPRRIEWKRVLDINDRALRQVVVGLGGPVKGVPREDGFQITVASEIMAILCLATDLKDLKQRLSNIVVGYTYDKQPVYVKDLGFEGALTLLLKDAVKPNLVQTLENTPAIIHGGPFANIAHGCNSVIATRLAAKLGDYVVTEAGFGADLGAEKFLNIKTRAGGFEPDAVVIVATIRALKMHGGVKKDALETEDIAALKRGVANLKKHMETIEQFNLPYVIAINAFPTDTDREKDTLVDWCQNEGAVVSLVNVFQEGGRGGIDLAEKVVTASAAKTGSMRYMYDIEDSIEEKVRKIAVNVYGADQVEWSSKAKKQINQLEELGYGNLPVCMAKTQYSLTDDPEKLGRPEGFSIHVKEFHASVGAGFLVALTGDVMTMPGLPKKPAALQMDVKDNGTITGLF comes from the coding sequence GACCGATTAATGAAATCATTGATCAACTGTCCTTAGGTAAGGAAGATTGGGAGCCTTATGGTCATTATAAAGCAAAATTATCCGACCGCCTGCTCGATAAATTGTCTGATCGTCCAAATGGAAAGATCATACTTACGACTTCCATTAATCCAACCCCGGCAGGAGAAGGGAAATCCACCGTGACTGTCGGTCTTGGTCAGGCGCTGAACCAAATCAACAAAAAGACCGTCATCGCTTTAAGGGAGCCCTCCCTTGGTCCGACTATGGGAATAAAAGGTGGTGCAGCCGGCGGAGGATATTCTCAAGTCGTTCCGATGGATGACATCAACCTGCATTTCACAGGAGACATCCACGCCATTACGGCCGCGAACAATGCTTTGGCAGCATTCATTGATAACCATATCCATCAAGGGAATGCGTGCAACCTTGACCCGCGGAGAATAGAATGGAAGCGCGTCCTGGATATCAATGACCGTGCACTTCGACAAGTCGTAGTAGGATTGGGAGGTCCTGTGAAAGGAGTGCCGAGAGAAGATGGGTTTCAGATTACCGTAGCGTCTGAGATTATGGCAATCCTCTGTCTCGCTACAGATCTAAAAGACCTAAAGCAGCGTCTGTCTAATATCGTGGTCGGTTATACATACGATAAACAGCCGGTATATGTGAAGGACCTTGGTTTTGAAGGTGCGTTGACGCTTCTTTTGAAAGATGCTGTAAAACCAAACCTCGTCCAGACGCTTGAGAACACGCCTGCCATTATCCATGGAGGACCATTCGCCAATATTGCTCACGGATGCAACAGCGTTATTGCCACACGACTGGCGGCGAAACTCGGTGACTATGTAGTTACAGAAGCCGGATTCGGTGCAGATCTCGGGGCAGAGAAATTCTTAAATATTAAAACACGTGCCGGTGGTTTTGAACCCGATGCTGTCGTCATAGTCGCAACAATCCGAGCTCTGAAAATGCATGGTGGAGTAAAAAAAGATGCGCTGGAGACGGAAGATATCGCCGCTTTAAAACGAGGTGTTGCGAACTTGAAGAAGCACATGGAGACCATAGAACAATTCAATCTTCCTTATGTTATTGCCATCAACGCATTTCCGACAGATACGGATCGGGAGAAAGATACGTTAGTGGATTGGTGTCAGAATGAAGGAGCCGTTGTCTCTCTTGTTAATGTGTTTCAAGAAGGGGGCAGAGGCGGTATTGACTTGGCAGAAAAAGTTGTAACGGCGTCGGCAGCAAAGACGGGTTCCATGAGGTATATGTATGATATAGAAGACAGCATTGAAGAAAAGGTGAGAAAGATTGCGGTTAACGTGTACGGGGCCGATCAAGTGGAATGGTCATCCAAAGCGAAGAAGCAGATCAACCAGCTGGAAGAACTGGGATATGGGAACTTGCCGGTCTGCATGGCTAAAACGCAGTATTCTTTAACGGATGACCCGGAAAAGCTCGGCCGGCCGGAAGGCTTTTCGATTCATGTGAAAGAATTTCATGCCTCTGTGGGTGCCGGATTTCTCGTTGCTTTGACAGGTGACGTGATGACAATGCCGGGGCTGCCTAAAAAACCTGCAGCGCTTCAAATGGATGTGAAGGACAACGGGACCATCACCGGTTTGTTTTAA